One window of the Rosa rugosa chromosome 3, drRosRugo1.1, whole genome shotgun sequence genome contains the following:
- the LOC133737554 gene encoding serine/threonine-protein kinase STY8-like translates to MDLTEGVGESSSPPRSFVSFNNYDVRNDVYNRLVESRHLQALTQPDFREQLDAHFNRLPPSYGLDVNMDRVEDVLIHQKLLTLAKDPEKRPVYHTRFLESISTGTDDDEDEQFTSNVSTSRLSFSIMGLCFDNLSMRLNIREAHVFSTTDGYSLDVFVVDGWPVEIVCYDFVCIATFLSQFF, encoded by the exons ATGGATTTGACTGAAGGCGTCGGAGAGAGCTCGTCGCCGCCGAGAAGCTTCGTTAGCTTCAATAACTACGATGTGAGGAACGATGTCTATAATCGATTGGTGGAGAGTCGTCATCTTCAGGCTCTGACTCAACCGGACTTCCGTGAGCAGTTGGACGCTCACTTCAATCGCTTGCCTCCTAG TTATGGGCTTGACGTTAACATGGACAGAGTGGAAGATGTTTTGATACATCAAAAGCTTCTCACATTGGCAAAGGACCCGGAGAAACGGCCTGTTTATCATACCCGATTCTTGGAG AGTATCTCTACGGGGAcggatgatgatgaggatgaaCAATTCACTAGTAATGTTTCAACCTCAAGGCTATCAT TTTCTATAATGGGGTTGTGTTTTGACAACTTATCAATGA GACTTAACATCCGCGAAGCACATGTCTTCTCGACCACTGATGGCTACTCCTTAGATGTATTTGTGGTGGATGGATGGCCTGTTGAG ATTGTTTGTTATGATTTTGTATGCATTGCGACCTTTTTGAGTCAGTTTTTTTAA
- the LOC133736895 gene encoding serine/threonine-protein kinase STY46-like isoform X1 — MLLTLQSCGQDTDGLNEAIEKAIARSEGSWSRSSHSHSSGVKAIVAQEKPGSWEIDRRLLKIGERIASGSCGDLHRGIYLGQDVAVKILRSEHLNAALEDEFAQEVAILREVHHRNVVRFIGACTKSPHLCIVTEYMPGGSLYDYLHKSRNVLKLSELLKFAIHVCKGMEYLHHNDIIHRDLKTANLLMDTNNVVKVADFGVARFQTQGGVMTAETGTYRWMAPEVINHQPYDQKADVFSFAIVLWELVTAKVPYDTMTPLQAALGVRQGLRPELPTNAHPKLLELMQRCWDAVPSNRPAFSDIAVELESLAQEVQSQDNSEAANGT, encoded by the exons ATGTTGCTGACTTTGCAATCTTGTGGTCAGGATACAGATGGTTTAAATGAAGCTATTGAAAAAGCAATTGCTAGAAGTGAG GGATCATGGTCAAGATCTTCACATTCTCATTCATCTGGAGTGAAAGCAATAGTGGCACAAGAAAAACCTGGAAGCTGGGAAATAGACAGGAGACTATTGAAGATAGGAGAGAGAATTGCATCTGGATCCTGTGGAGATTT GCACCGTGGAATTTATCTTGGTCAAGATGTTGCTGTTAAGATTCTACGATCTGAGCATTTGAATGCTGCTCTAGAGGATGAGTTTGCTCAAGAAGTGGCCATTTTAAG AGAGGTCCATCACAGAAATGTTGTGCGTTTTATTGGGGCATGCACAAAGTCCCCACATTTATGCATAGTGACAG AGTACATGCCTGGTGGAAGTCTCTATGATTATTTGCACAAGAGTCGTAATGTCTTGAAGCTTTCTGAACTGCTAAAGTTTGCAATTCATGTCTGCAAAGGAATGGAGTATTTGCATCATAATGATATAATCCATAGGGATTTGAAGACAGCAAATCTGCTAATGGACACTAACAAT GTTGTAAAGGTGGCGGATTTTGGTGTTGCTCGGTTCCAAACACAAGGGGGAGTAATGACTGCAGAGACGGGAACCTATAGATGGATGGCACCTGAG GTTATCAATCATCAACCATATGATCAGAAAGCAGATGTGTTCAGTTTCGCCATTGTTCTTTGGGAGCTGGTGACAGCCAAA GTTCCATATGATACAATGACTCCATTACAAGCTGCCTTGGGAGTTAGACAG GGACTGAGACCAGAACTTCCTACTAACGCACACCCCAAACTGTTAGAATTAATGCAGAGATGTTGGGATGCGGTTCCTTCCAACCGGCCAGCCTTCTCTGACATAGCAGTAGAACTTGAGTCCCTTGCCCAAGAAGTCCAG TCTCAGGATAATTCAGAAGCTGCAAATGGCACATGA
- the LOC133736895 gene encoding serine/threonine-protein kinase STY46-like isoform X2, which yields MLLTLQSCGQDTDGLNEAIEKAIARSEGSWSRSSHSHSSGVKAIVAQEKPGSWEIDRRLLKIGERIASGSCGDLHRGIYLGQDVAVKILRSEHLNAALEDEFAQEVAILREVHHRNVVRFIGACTKSPHLCIVTEYMPGGSLYDYLHKSRNVLKLSELLKFAIHVCKGMEYLHHNDIIHRDLKTANLLMDTNNVVKVADFGVARFQTQGGVMTAETGTYRWMAPEVINHQPYDQKADVFSFAIVLWELVTAKVPYDTMTPLQAALGVRQGLRPELPTNAHPKLLELMQRCWDAVPSNRPAFSDIAVELESLAQEVQDNSEAANGT from the exons ATGTTGCTGACTTTGCAATCTTGTGGTCAGGATACAGATGGTTTAAATGAAGCTATTGAAAAAGCAATTGCTAGAAGTGAG GGATCATGGTCAAGATCTTCACATTCTCATTCATCTGGAGTGAAAGCAATAGTGGCACAAGAAAAACCTGGAAGCTGGGAAATAGACAGGAGACTATTGAAGATAGGAGAGAGAATTGCATCTGGATCCTGTGGAGATTT GCACCGTGGAATTTATCTTGGTCAAGATGTTGCTGTTAAGATTCTACGATCTGAGCATTTGAATGCTGCTCTAGAGGATGAGTTTGCTCAAGAAGTGGCCATTTTAAG AGAGGTCCATCACAGAAATGTTGTGCGTTTTATTGGGGCATGCACAAAGTCCCCACATTTATGCATAGTGACAG AGTACATGCCTGGTGGAAGTCTCTATGATTATTTGCACAAGAGTCGTAATGTCTTGAAGCTTTCTGAACTGCTAAAGTTTGCAATTCATGTCTGCAAAGGAATGGAGTATTTGCATCATAATGATATAATCCATAGGGATTTGAAGACAGCAAATCTGCTAATGGACACTAACAAT GTTGTAAAGGTGGCGGATTTTGGTGTTGCTCGGTTCCAAACACAAGGGGGAGTAATGACTGCAGAGACGGGAACCTATAGATGGATGGCACCTGAG GTTATCAATCATCAACCATATGATCAGAAAGCAGATGTGTTCAGTTTCGCCATTGTTCTTTGGGAGCTGGTGACAGCCAAA GTTCCATATGATACAATGACTCCATTACAAGCTGCCTTGGGAGTTAGACAG GGACTGAGACCAGAACTTCCTACTAACGCACACCCCAAACTGTTAGAATTAATGCAGAGATGTTGGGATGCGGTTCCTTCCAACCGGCCAGCCTTCTCTGACATAGCAGTAGAACTTGAGTCCCTTGCCCAAGAAGTCCAG GATAATTCAGAAGCTGCAAATGGCACATGA